The following coding sequences are from one Triticum aestivum cultivar Chinese Spring chromosome 5A, IWGSC CS RefSeq v2.1, whole genome shotgun sequence window:
- the LOC123101551 gene encoding stress-response A/B barrel domain-containing protein At5g22580-like, whose product MEFKHLCLVRFKEGVVVDDIIEELTKLAGELDTVKFFRWGKDVLNQEVLTHGFTHVFSMSFASGEDLVACMGHEKHSAFACHAGHTDNSEAVFGSSSSSSRRPLEVQNSNGDVQLRRVAQHDHGSRSEVHVIPRANVHPQGLNSVVPEKPHG is encoded by the exons ATGGAGTTCAAGCACCTGTGCCTGGTAAGGTTCAAGGAGGGCGTGGTGGTGGACGACATCATTGAGGAGCTCACCAAGCTTGCCGGGGAGCTCGACACCGTCAAATTCTTCAGGTG GGGAAAAGATGTGTTGAACCAGGAGGTGCTCACGCATGGCTTCACCCACGTCTTCTCCATGAGCTTCGCCAGCGGCGAGGACCTGGTGGCGTGCATGGGCCACGAGAAGCACTCTGCTTTCGCCTGCCACGCTGGCCACACCGACAACAGTGAGGCAGTTTTTGGTTCCTCATCaagcagcagccgccgccccctAGAAGTTCAGAATTCTAATGGCGACGTCCAACTTCGGCGAGTAGCACAGCACGACCACGGCTCCCG TTCAGAAGTCCATGTTATTCCCCGAGCGAACGTGCACCCTCAAGGCCTCAACTCTGTAGTGCCTGAGAAGCCACATGGGTAA